The Oryzias latipes chromosome 16, ASM223467v1 genome includes a region encoding these proteins:
- the LOC105356084 gene encoding macrophage mannose receptor 1-like: protein MHRYTTLMTLLSFGCISGSQFPLRQYHYVNKPLNWSEAQLYCRENYTDLATFDSLDDLNRLKADFSFSWAWIGLHDDPAAWKTSMGNKSNSWRWSATGQTSTTGYQSWDSFSPDYYQAKDTCVTMIGGGLWNDDICNTAYSFLCFNVTDQNKKNYVFINQAMSWSSAQQYCRENYKDLAMIENQEENTEAQNTKLSNYRVWIGLYREPWTWSDGSKSSFRNWLPNTGLNNINENQHCITENPQHQWADESCNIPWVFVCHQDSKKKTTLRMKFISDADLTDPKVNAQILQQLHMMLSSGGMTDAKLKWTIQPSNKTTV, encoded by the exons ATGCATCGGTACACGACGCTGATGACTCTCCTCTCATTTG GCTGCATCTCCGGCTCACAGTTCCCCCTGCGTCAGTACCACTATGTTAACAAGCCTCTGAACTGGAGTGAAGCCCAACTGTACTGCAGGGAGAATTACACTGACCTGGCTACATTTGACAGCCTGGATGACTTGAACAGACTGAAAGCCGACTTTTCCTTCTCCTGGGCGTGGATTGGTCTACATGATGATCCAGCAGCTTGGAAAACATCGATGGGAAATAAGAGCAACTCCTGGAGATGGTCAGCAACAGGACAAACCAGCACAACTGGATACCAGTCGTGGGACAGTTTCTCTCCAGATTACTATCAGGCAAAGGATACATGCGTAACAATGATTGGAGGGGGACTGTGGAACGATGATATCTGTAATACCGCCTAcagttttctttgctttaatg ttacagatcaaaacaagaaaaactacGTTTTCATCAATCAGGCGATGTCGTGGAGTTCTGCTCAGCAGTACTGCAGAGAAAACTACAAGGACTTGGCGATGATCGAGAACCAGGAAGAAAACACGGAGGCTCAGAACACTAAACTGTCCAACTATAGGGTCTGGATTGGTCTGTATCGAGAGCCCTGGACCTGGTCTGATGGAAGCAAGAGCTCCTTCAGAAACTGGTTACCAAACACTGGCTTAAACAACATCAATGAAAACCAACACTGTATTACTGAGAATCCCCAGCATCAATGGGCTGATGAGTCCTGTAACATCCCATGGGTCTTTGTCTGCCATCAAG ATTCCAAGAAGAAGACCACTTTGAGGATGAAATTCATCTCTGATGCTGACCTGACCGACCCAAAAGTCAACGCCCAGATCCTGCAGCAG CTTCATATGATGCTGAGCAGTGGTGGAATGACAGACGCCAAACTGAAGTGGACGATTCAACCCAGTAATAAAACGACGGTCTGA
- the LOC105356086 gene encoding C-type lectin BpLec-like, producing MDRYTTLMTLLSFGCISGSQFPLRQYHYVNMALSWSEAQLYCREKYTDLATFDSLDDLNRLKADFSYSWAWFGLHDDPAAWETSMGNKSNSWRWSATGQTSTTGYQSWDRANPDYLDAKETCVTIIGEGLWNDLTCNASHTFLCFNGKKTFGRKFF from the exons ATGGATCGGTACACGACGCTGATGACTCTCCTCTCATTTG GCTGCATCTCCGGCTCACAGTTCCCCCTGCGTCAGTACCACTATGTTAACATGGCTCTGAGCTGGAGTGAAGCCCAACTGTACTGCAGGGAGAAATACACAGACCTGGCTACATTTGACAGTCTGGATGACTTGAACAGACTGAAAGCCGACTTTTCCTACTCCTGGGCGTGGTTTGGTCTTCATGATGATCCAGCAGCTTGGGAAACATCGATGGGAAATAAGAGCAACTCCTGGAGATGGTCAGCAACAGGACAAACTAGCACAACTGGATACCAGTCGTGGGACAGAGCCAATCCGGATTACCTTGATGCAAAGGAAACATGTGTAACAATAATTGGAGAGGGACTGTGGAACGATTTGACCTGTAATGCCTCCCacacttttctttgctttaatggTAAGAAAACTTTTGGCCGGAAGTTTTTCTGA
- the LOC101156196 gene encoding C-type lectin domain family 17, member A-like gives MSWSSAQQYCRENYKDLAMVENQEENTEAKNAKPSSDLVWIGLYREPWTWSDGSKSSFRNWLPNTGLNNIDKNQHCITENPQHQWADEFCNIPWVFVCHQDSKKKTTLRMKFSSDADLTDPKVNAQILQQVDF, from the exons ATGTCGTGGAGTTCTGCTCAGCAGTACTGCAGAGAAAACTACAAGGACTTGGCGATGGTTGAGAACCAGGAAGAAAACACGGAGGCCAAGAACGCTAAACCATCCAGTGATTTAGTCTGGATTGGTCTGTATCGAGAGCCCTGGACCTGGTCTGATGGAAGCAAGAGCTCCTTCAGAAACTGGTTACCAAACACTGGCTTAAACAACATCGATAAAAACCAACACTGTATTACTGAGAATCCCCAGCATCAATGGGCTGATGAGTTCTGTAACATCCCATGGGTCTTTGTCTGCCATCAAG ATTCAAAGAAGAAGACCACTTTGAGGATGAAATTCAGCTCTGATGCTGACCTGACAGACCCAAAAGTCAACGCCCAGATCCTGCAGCAGGTAGATTTCTGA
- the LOC105356085 gene encoding C-type lectin domain family 17, member A-like, whose translation MSWSSAQQYCRKNYKDLAMIENQEENTEAQNAKPSSDVVWIGLYREPWTWSDGSNSSFRNWNDSYLNNYADKQHCGIENSDHNWDDLNCGMERVFVCHQVSKRKTTLRMKFISDADLTDPKVNAQILQQLQMMLSSGGMTDVKLKWTIQPSNKTLV comes from the exons ATGTCGTGGAGTTCTGCTCAGCAGTACTGCAGGAAGAACTACAAGGACTTGGCGATGATCGAGAACCAGGAAGAAAACACGGAGGCTCAGAACGCAAAACCGTCCAGTGACGTAGTCTGGATTGGTCTGTATCGAGAGCCCTGGACCTGGTCTGATGGAAGCAACAGCTCCTTCAGAAACTGGaatgactcttatttaaataacTATGCAGATAAACAACACTGTGGAATAGAAAACTCTGACCACAACTGGGATGATTTGAACTGTGGCATGGAAAGAGTTTTCGTCTGCCATCAAG TTTCAAAGAGGAAGACCACTTTGAGGATGAAATTCATCTCTGATGCTGACCTGACCGACCCAAAAGTCAACGCCCAGATCCTGCAGCAG CTTCAAATGATGCTGAGCAGTGGTGGAATGACAGACGTCAAACTGAAGTGGACGATTCAACCCAGTAATAAAACATTGGTCTGA
- the LOC110016719 gene encoding L-selectin-like, which yields MSWSSAQQYCRENYKDLAMIENQEENTEAQNTKPSNYKVWIGLYQEPWTWSDGSKSSFRNWYPSGLNNYGGNQHCGTENSEHVWGDEDCRVKRVFVCHQVSKRKTTLMMKFSSDADLTDPKVNAQILQQLPALLSKDGWTNFNLQWKIQPQKTPGSQ from the exons ATGTCGTGGAGTTCTGCTCAGCAGTACTGCAGAGAAAACTACAAGGACTTGGCGATGATTGAGAACCAGGAAGAAAACACGGAGGCTCAGAACACTAAACCATCCAATTATAAGGTCTGGATTGGTCTGTATCAAGAGCCCTGGACCTGGTCTGATGGAAGCAAGAGCTCCTTCAGAAACTGGTACCCCTCTGGTTTAAACAACTATGGAGGAAACCAACACTGTGGGACAGAGAATTCTGAGCACGTTTGGGGCGATGAGGACTGTAGAGTAAAAAGAGTTTTCGTCTGCCATCAAG TTTCAAAGAGGAAGACCACTTTGATGATGAAATTCAGCTCTGATGCTGACCTGACCGACCCAAAAGTCAACGCCCAGATCCTGCAGCAG ctccctgctttgctctcaaaagatggatggacaaaCTTCAACCTGCAGTGGAAGATTCAACCCCAAAAAACTCCAGGGTCACAGTGA
- the LOC110016607 gene encoding C-type lectin Cal-like, which translates to MDKYAPLMTLFLLGCISGSQIPLRQYHYVNMALSWRDAQLYCREKYTDLATFDSLDDLNRLKANFSYTWGWFGLHDDPAAWKTSMGNKSNSWRWSATGQTSTTGYQSWSSRGPDYYQGKETCAAVGGGGLWTDVDCYSSYSFLCFIGKNKFYFMDISHIAFSEYHTFQITE; encoded by the exons ATGGATAAATACGCACCGCTGATGACTCTGTTCCTTTTGG GCTGCATCTCCGGCTCACAGATCCCCCTGCGTCAGTACCACTATGTTAACATGGCTCTGAGCTGGAGAGATGCCCAACTGTACTGCCGGGAGAAATACACCGACCTGGCTACATTTGACAGTCTGGATGACTTGAACAGACTGAAAGCCAACTTTTCCTACACCTGGGGGTGGTTTGGTCTTCATGATGATCCAGCAGCTTGGAAAACATCGATGGGAAATAAGAGCAACTCCTGGAGATGGTCAGCAACAGGACAAACCAGCACAACTGGATACCAGTCGTGGAGCAGTCGTGGTCCAGATTACTATCAGGGAAAAGAGACTTGTGCAGCAGTAGGTGGAGGAGGACTGTGGACTGACGTTGACTGTTACTCCTCCTACAGCTTTCTTTGCTTTATTGGTAAgaacaagttttatttcatggaTATTTCACACATCGCTTTCAGTGAATATCATACTTTCCAAATTACTGAATAA
- the LOC110016720 gene encoding L-selectin-like — protein sequence MSWSSAQQYCRKNYKDLAMIENQEENTEAQNTKPSNYKVWIGLYQEPWTWSDGSKSSFRNWDPSSLNNYGGNQHCGTENSENVWGDEDCSVKRAFICHQVSKRKTTLRMKFSSDADLTDPKVNAQILQQLQMMLSSGGMTDVKLKWTIQPSNKTSV from the exons ATGTCGTGGAGTTCTGCTCAGCAGTACTGCAGAAAAAACTACAAGGACTTGGCGATGATCGAGAACCAGGAAGAAAACACGGAGGCTCAGAACACTAAACCATCCAATTATAAGGTCTGGATTGGTCTGTATCAAGAGCCCTGGACCTGGTCTGATGGAAGCAAGAGCTCCTTCAGAAACTGGGACCCCTCAAGTTTAAACAACTATGGAGGAAACCAACACTGTGGGACAGAGAATTCTGAGAACGTTTGGGGCGATGAGGACTGTAGCGTGAAAAGAGCTTTCATCTGCCATCAAG TTTCAAAGAGGAAGACCACTTTGAGGATGAAATTCAGCTCTGATGCTGACCTGACCGACCCAAAAGTCAACGCCCAGATCCTGCAGCAG CTTCAAATGATGCTGAGCAGTGGTGGAATGACAGACGTCAAACTGAAGTGGACAATTCAACCCAGTAATAAAACGTCGGTCTGA